In the Bordetella genomosp. 10 genome, one interval contains:
- the infC gene encoding translation initiation factor IF-3, which produces MFRRFFNVLGVVNIATEKANRINGEIRVPEVRLIGLEGEQLGIVKIADAFRLSEQNDVDLVEIAPNADPPVCRLMDYGKFKYQEQKRQAEARSKQKVIQVKEVKFRPATDEGDYQVKLRNLRRFLEEGDKAKVTLRFRGREMAHQELGMRVLERVRDDLTELALVESMPKLEGRQMIMVLAPRKKATPGKDAGAAPAA; this is translated from the coding sequence ATTTTTCGCAGGTTTTTCAACGTTTTAGGAGTTGTCAACATCGCCACTGAAAAAGCCAATCGCATCAACGGTGAGATCCGTGTCCCCGAGGTGCGCCTGATAGGTCTGGAAGGAGAACAGCTAGGCATCGTCAAGATCGCCGACGCGTTCCGGTTGTCCGAGCAGAATGACGTGGACCTGGTGGAGATCGCCCCCAATGCCGATCCCCCTGTCTGCCGCCTGATGGACTATGGCAAGTTCAAGTACCAGGAACAGAAACGCCAGGCCGAAGCCCGTTCCAAGCAGAAGGTCATCCAGGTCAAGGAAGTGAAATTCCGTCCCGCGACCGACGAGGGTGATTACCAGGTCAAGCTGCGCAACCTGCGCCGCTTTCTGGAAGAGGGCGACAAGGCGAAAGTCACGCTGCGCTTCCGGGGCCGGGAAATGGCCCACCAGGAATTGGGCATGCGGGTGCTTGAGCGAGTGCGCGACGACCTGACCGAGCTGGCCTTGGTTGAATCCATGCCGAAGCTGGAAGGTCGCCAGATGATCATGGTGTTGGCGCCGCGCAAGAAAGCGACGCCGGGCAAGGACGCCGGGGCTGCGCCCGCGGCTTGA